The Salinibaculum sp. SYNS191 genome has a window encoding:
- the carB gene encoding carbamoyl-phosphate synthase large subunit, with product MKGEDRTILLIGSGPIKIGQAAEFDYSGAQACRALREEGARVVLVNSNPATIMTDPEMADEVYIEPINTEAIAEIIRKEQPDGVIAGLGGQTGLNVTAELAEEGVLDEHDVDVMGTPLDTIYATEDRDQFRQRMESIDEPVPESVTIESMDEVEEAVEAVGGLPVIMRTTYTLGGAGSGVIDDMDELKEAVRKGLRLSRDNRVMITESIDGWIELEYEVMRDADDSCIIICNMENLDPMGIHTGESTVVTPSQVIPDEGHQDMRDTALKVIRELGIQGGCNIQFAWQDDGTPGGEYRVVEVNPRVSRSSALASKATGYPIARVTAKVALGKRLHEIENEITGETTAAFEPAIDYVVTKIPRWPKDKFRDVEFELGPAMKSTGEAMAIGRTFEESLLKALRSTEYNPAADWSEISDEELEEKYLVRPTPDRPYAMFEAFERGYSVEEVSELTEIREWYVERYERVADAAEAAAAGEFQTAAEAGFTDHEITALAGGDFDDTHASWLPDRLLDSRGAVEGSEAGTPQADGGTAADLDTVDDATVDRDFKLVDTCAGEFAATTPYYYSTRDPISELHRDELQVDRDVESVVVVGGGPIRIGQGVEFDYCSVHAVNALEELGIDAHVVNNNPETVSTDYDTSDGLFFEPVTAEEVADVIEATNADGVMVQFGGQTSVDIGHPLEEELARRDLDCDIMGTSVDAMDLAEDRDRFNQLMDELGIAQAEGGSATSEEEALELAHDIGYPVLVRPSYVLGGRAMDVVYNDEDLQTYIEEAVRVSPDKPILVDDFLADAVELDVDAVADEDDVLIGGVMEHVETAGVHSGDSACMIPPRSQEIKDVMPRIREIAEDIAEALETVGLLNVQLAVRDGEVYVLEANPRSSRTVPFIAKTTGVPLAKIAAKVMAGASLDELDYEEHIPDQVSVKEVVLPFDRLPGSDPRLGPEMKSTGEVMGTAGSFGKAYQKAQMSVGKPIPLSGTAIVDLPVLGFEEHFDVHDLDDFGDEELQEKLHNEEIDLVVSRDRDVLGTCVDETITYFSTIESAEAALEAINSADQPLAVQDIAERPKTQRQWGE from the coding sequence ATGAAGGGCGAGGACCGGACGATACTGCTCATCGGTAGCGGGCCAATAAAGATCGGTCAGGCGGCCGAGTTCGACTACTCGGGTGCGCAGGCGTGTCGCGCGCTCCGCGAGGAGGGCGCGCGAGTCGTCCTGGTGAACTCGAACCCCGCGACCATCATGACGGACCCGGAGATGGCCGACGAGGTGTACATCGAGCCCATCAACACCGAAGCCATCGCCGAAATCATCCGGAAGGAACAGCCCGACGGCGTCATCGCCGGGCTTGGCGGCCAGACCGGCCTCAACGTCACCGCGGAACTCGCCGAGGAGGGCGTCCTCGACGAACACGACGTCGACGTCATGGGGACGCCGCTGGACACCATCTACGCCACGGAGGACCGCGACCAGTTCCGCCAGCGGATGGAGTCCATCGACGAGCCGGTCCCCGAGTCCGTCACCATCGAGAGCATGGACGAGGTGGAGGAGGCCGTCGAGGCCGTCGGCGGGCTCCCCGTCATCATGCGGACGACGTACACGCTCGGCGGTGCCGGGTCGGGCGTCATCGACGACATGGACGAACTGAAGGAAGCCGTCAGGAAGGGCCTGCGCCTCTCGCGGGACAACCGCGTGATGATTACGGAGTCCATCGACGGCTGGATCGAACTGGAGTACGAGGTCATGCGGGACGCCGACGACTCCTGTATCATCATCTGCAACATGGAGAACCTGGACCCGATGGGCATCCACACCGGCGAGTCCACCGTCGTCACGCCCAGCCAGGTCATCCCCGACGAAGGCCACCAGGACATGCGCGACACGGCCCTGAAGGTCATCCGCGAACTCGGTATCCAGGGCGGCTGTAACATCCAGTTCGCCTGGCAGGACGACGGCACGCCCGGCGGCGAGTACCGCGTCGTCGAGGTCAACCCCCGCGTCTCCCGGTCCTCGGCGCTGGCCTCGAAGGCGACGGGCTACCCCATCGCCCGCGTCACCGCGAAGGTCGCACTCGGCAAGCGCCTCCACGAAATCGAGAACGAGATTACCGGCGAGACGACCGCCGCCTTCGAACCGGCCATCGACTACGTCGTGACCAAGATACCGCGCTGGCCCAAGGACAAGTTCCGCGACGTGGAGTTCGAACTCGGGCCAGCGATGAAGTCGACGGGCGAGGCGATGGCCATCGGCCGGACCTTCGAGGAGTCGCTGCTGAAGGCACTGCGGTCGACGGAGTACAACCCCGCCGCAGACTGGAGCGAGATTAGCGACGAGGAACTCGAAGAGAAGTACCTCGTCCGCCCGACGCCCGACCGCCCGTACGCGATGTTCGAGGCCTTCGAGCGCGGCTACAGCGTCGAGGAAGTCTCCGAACTGACGGAAATCCGCGAGTGGTACGTCGAGCGCTACGAGCGCGTCGCCGACGCCGCCGAGGCGGCCGCCGCCGGCGAGTTCCAGACCGCTGCGGAGGCCGGTTTCACCGACCACGAGATTACCGCTCTCGCGGGCGGCGACTTCGACGACACGCACGCGTCCTGGCTGCCGGACCGCCTGCTGGACTCGCGCGGTGCCGTGGAAGGCAGCGAAGCGGGCACGCCACAGGCCGACGGTGGGACCGCGGCGGACCTCGACACAGTGGACGACGCGACGGTCGACCGCGACTTCAAACTGGTCGACACCTGTGCCGGCGAGTTCGCCGCGACGACGCCGTACTACTACTCGACGCGGGACCCCATCTCGGAACTGCACCGCGACGAACTCCAGGTCGACCGCGACGTCGAGAGCGTCGTCGTGGTCGGCGGCGGCCCCATCCGTATCGGGCAGGGCGTCGAGTTCGACTACTGCTCGGTCCACGCCGTCAACGCCCTCGAAGAGCTTGGCATCGACGCCCACGTCGTCAACAACAACCCCGAGACGGTGTCGACGGACTACGACACCTCGGACGGCCTGTTCTTCGAACCGGTCACCGCCGAGGAGGTTGCCGACGTCATCGAGGCGACCAACGCGGACGGCGTGATGGTCCAGTTCGGCGGCCAGACCTCCGTCGACATCGGCCACCCGCTGGAGGAGGAACTCGCCCGGCGCGACCTCGACTGCGATATTATGGGTACGTCCGTCGACGCGATGGACCTCGCGGAGGACCGCGACCGGTTCAACCAGCTGATGGACGAACTCGGCATCGCACAGGCCGAGGGTGGCTCCGCGACCAGCGAGGAGGAGGCGCTGGAACTGGCCCACGACATCGGCTACCCGGTGCTCGTACGCCCCTCCTACGTGCTGGGCGGGCGCGCGATGGACGTCGTCTACAACGACGAGGACCTCCAGACCTACATCGAGGAGGCCGTTCGCGTCTCCCCGGACAAGCCCATCCTCGTGGACGACTTCCTCGCGGACGCGGTGGAACTGGACGTCGACGCCGTCGCCGACGAGGACGACGTGCTCATCGGCGGCGTCATGGAGCACGTCGAGACCGCCGGCGTCCACTCCGGGGACTCCGCCTGCATGATTCCGCCCCGCTCGCAGGAGATCAAGGACGTCATGCCGCGCATCCGCGAAATCGCCGAAGACATCGCCGAGGCGCTGGAGACCGTCGGCCTGCTGAACGTCCAGCTTGCCGTCCGCGACGGCGAGGTGTACGTCCTCGAAGCGAACCCGCGCTCCTCGCGTACCGTTCCGTTCATCGCCAAGACGACGGGCGTTCCGCTGGCGAAGATTGCGGCGAAGGTCATGGCCGGCGCGAGCCTCGACGAACTCGACTACGAGGAGCACATTCCCGACCAGGTCTCCGTCAAGGAGGTTGTCCTGCCCTTCGACCGCCTGCCGGGCAGCGACCCGCGCCTCGGCCCGGAAATGAAGTCCACGGGCGAGGTCATGGGCACCGCCGGCTCCTTCGGCAAGGCCTACCAGAAGGCCCAGATGAGCGTCGGCAAGCCCATCCCGCTTTCGGGCACCGCCATCGTCGACCTGCCCGTGCTCGGCTTCGAGGAGCACTTCGACGTCCACGACCTGGACGACTTCGGCGACGAGGAACTCCAGGAGAAACTCCACAACGAGGAGATCGACCTCGTCGTCTCGCGGGACCGCGACGTCCTGGGGACCTGCGTGGACGAGACCATCACGTACTTCTCGACCATCGAGAGCGCCGAGGCGGCCCTGGAGGCCATCAACTCCGCCGACCAGCCACTCGCCGTGCAGGACATCGCCGAACGCCCCAAGACACAGCGCCAGTGGGGCGAGTGA
- a CDS encoding alpha/beta fold hydrolase — protein MNSEESASIDSEENPGAAMYRYRTDTLVDDRGEGPVLLCLHGTLMDRTMFDPQAAALADEYRVVSYDLRARTDRWQGPYDLDDLVEDCRVVLDALDVDSCVLAGMSMGGFVAVRFALAHLDRLDGLVLVDSMAEAYTEEERAEYGGLAEGARGADRMPLEMAEMSADLMFSERAHAEQADLVQHWVDRWHTYPGDAVAAEIESWRTEPGVLDELDAVDVPALAIHGEEDQSIPPERARRTVDALPQGRMELVPGAGHPSNLERPEEVTAHLRDFLAEVYE, from the coding sequence ATGAACAGCGAGGAGAGTGCGAGCATTGACAGCGAGGAGAACCCGGGCGCGGCGATGTACCGCTACCGGACCGACACACTGGTCGACGACCGCGGCGAGGGACCGGTTCTGCTGTGTCTCCACGGGACGCTCATGGACCGGACGATGTTCGACCCGCAGGCAGCGGCGTTAGCAGACGAGTACCGCGTCGTCTCCTACGACCTGCGGGCCCGCACCGACCGCTGGCAGGGCCCCTACGACCTCGACGACTTAGTCGAGGACTGCCGTGTCGTGCTGGACGCGCTCGACGTCGACTCCTGCGTTCTGGCGGGCATGTCGATGGGTGGCTTCGTCGCCGTCCGCTTCGCGCTCGCCCACCTCGACCGCCTCGACGGACTCGTGCTCGTCGACTCGATGGCCGAGGCCTACACCGAGGAGGAACGCGCGGAGTACGGCGGCCTGGCCGAGGGCGCCCGCGGGGCCGACCGGATGCCGCTGGAGATGGCCGAGATGTCCGCCGACCTGATGTTCTCCGAGCGCGCCCACGCGGAGCAGGCCGACCTCGTCCAGCACTGGGTCGACCGCTGGCACACCTACCCTGGCGACGCCGTCGCCGCAGAAATCGAGTCCTGGCGCACCGAACCGGGCGTCCTCGACGAACTCGACGCAGTCGACGTCCCGGCGCTGGCGATTCACGGCGAGGAAGACCAGTCGATTCCGCCCGAGCGCGCCCGCCGCACCGTGGACGCGCTCCCGCAGGGTCGGATGGAACTGGTGCCCGGTGCCGGACACCCCTCGAATCTGGAGCGACCCGAGGAAGTCACTGCGCATCTACGTGACTTCCTCGCCGAGGTCTACGAGTAA
- a CDS encoding DUF5815 family protein: MAEPGVPGGASEELDLPCGRTVRAYDLDLGVREFDCSCGESHAVVMDIHPLSRFVPEFMVDILRQTVDTADDFDEFTTAHLMGMIREEFPEEIVSADLSDDGHVGYALVWVADIDSRRLHEIAVELLVELMEHAVSHAEDGTAMGEFEKQMQEFDVAAFVEEYRAERNLETEHDTAI, encoded by the coding sequence ATGGCAGAGCCAGGCGTTCCGGGCGGGGCGAGCGAAGAACTCGACCTGCCCTGCGGGAGGACGGTCCGCGCCTACGACCTTGACCTGGGGGTCCGCGAGTTCGACTGTTCCTGCGGGGAGAGTCACGCTGTCGTGATGGACATCCACCCGCTCTCGCGGTTCGTTCCCGAGTTCATGGTCGACATCCTCCGGCAGACCGTCGACACCGCCGACGACTTCGACGAGTTCACGACCGCCCACCTGATGGGGATGATTCGCGAGGAGTTCCCCGAGGAGATAGTCAGCGCGGACCTCTCCGACGACGGGCACGTTGGCTACGCGCTGGTGTGGGTTGCCGACATCGACTCGCGGCGGCTCCACGAAATCGCCGTCGAGTTGCTGGTGGAACTGATGGAACACGCCGTCAGCCACGCTGAGGACGGGACCGCGATGGGCGAGTTCGAGAAACAGATGCAGGAGTTCGACGTCGCCGCATTCGTCGAGGAGTACCGCGCCGAGCGCAACCTCGAAACCGAACACGACACCGCGATTTAG
- a CDS encoding RNA-guided endonuclease InsQ/TnpB family protein, with protein sequence MGVRRTAVVKLAVSDEHRGALHRTAEQYLYCANRTSDYCWSDISYTECKTNKREVRDALYSELREETDLQAQLVQAAIRRAVEAVKGVVERWKKRQRVSQPTFTAETMDYDTRSATFYRDKVSLATVEGRVEPSFVLPADSPTPYERYVLSEDYEFRESTLRYDAATDEFYLNISTRRIDGDGAEVPADTGHPDQTVLGIDLGVNSLAVSSTGRFWEGNDYDHWCREFEKRRGKMQQRGTQAAHNALLRLGKREEAWRKQYIHTVANELVAEAVEHDCDVIVFEDLTDIRERLPQAKWHHVWAFRRLFEYVAYKAPDHGVSVEQVEPNHTSQRCSRTDCGFTHDDNRHGEHFCCQKCGYEVNADYNAAKNIGLRYARKRTHRLRSSPKSGSGDAEVNLRINGGTLNGKSHQPIAGD encoded by the coding sequence ATAGGCGTGCGTCGTACTGCCGTCGTGAAACTCGCCGTTTCTGACGAGCACCGCGGCGCACTCCACCGAACTGCTGAGCAATACCTGTACTGCGCGAACCGAACCAGCGACTACTGTTGGTCCGACATCTCATACACCGAGTGCAAGACCAACAAACGGGAGGTTCGGGACGCGCTCTACTCCGAACTCCGAGAGGAAACGGACCTACAGGCACAACTCGTTCAAGCCGCCATTCGCCGCGCGGTCGAAGCCGTCAAAGGCGTTGTCGAACGCTGGAAGAAGAGACAGCGAGTCTCCCAACCGACGTTTACCGCTGAGACGATGGACTACGACACGCGAAGCGCGACCTTCTACCGCGACAAGGTGTCGCTGGCAACTGTTGAGGGTCGGGTCGAACCGTCGTTTGTTCTCCCGGCAGACAGTCCGACGCCCTATGAGCGATACGTACTCTCCGAAGACTACGAGTTCCGCGAGAGTACGCTTCGGTACGACGCGGCAACAGACGAGTTCTACCTCAACATCTCGACTCGACGGATTGACGGCGATGGCGCAGAGGTTCCGGCAGATACCGGGCACCCCGATCAAACGGTCCTCGGTATCGACCTCGGCGTTAACTCCCTCGCCGTCTCCTCAACCGGGCGCTTCTGGGAGGGAAACGACTACGACCACTGGTGCCGCGAGTTCGAGAAGCGACGTGGGAAGATGCAACAGCGCGGCACACAAGCCGCACACAACGCTCTGCTCCGACTCGGCAAGCGTGAAGAAGCATGGCGGAAACAGTACATCCACACCGTCGCCAATGAACTTGTCGCGGAAGCCGTTGAACACGACTGCGACGTTATCGTGTTCGAGGACCTAACGGACATCCGCGAACGGCTTCCGCAGGCGAAGTGGCACCATGTATGGGCGTTCCGACGCCTATTCGAGTACGTTGCGTATAAAGCACCAGACCACGGTGTCTCCGTTGAGCAAGTCGAGCCGAACCACACGTCTCAACGCTGTTCTCGGACGGACTGTGGGTTCACGCACGACGATAATCGTCACGGAGAACACTTCTGTTGCCAGAAGTGCGGCTACGAGGTGAACGCGGACTACAACGCCGCGAAGAACATCGGGCTACGATACGCTCGGAAGCGGACACACAGACTCCGTTCCTCGCCCAAGTCGGGGAGCGGAGACGCAGAAGTAAACCTGCGTATAAATGGTGGGACGTTGAACGGCAAGAGTCACCAGCCTATTGCTGGCGATTGA
- a CDS encoding DUF7124 domain-containing protein — MDGGSSDMTLAFDLEALKELARPDAAFSNARQWSEYVGVISEKPTYVVTNFTRKHRIRQDFFSGPRGREESLENVREQFDTERHVYIGTTDEDADVAEAAGWEFLSVEEAAEAAGWELGDAEETAAAEEDTRDDWP; from the coding sequence ATGGACGGCGGCAGCAGCGACATGACCCTCGCGTTCGACCTGGAGGCGTTGAAGGAACTCGCGCGACCCGACGCGGCGTTCAGCAACGCGCGCCAGTGGAGCGAGTACGTGGGCGTCATCTCCGAGAAACCCACCTACGTCGTGACGAACTTCACCCGCAAGCACCGCATCCGCCAGGACTTCTTCTCCGGACCGCGGGGACGCGAGGAGAGTCTTGAGAACGTCAGAGAGCAGTTCGACACCGAGCGCCACGTCTACATCGGGACCACCGACGAGGACGCCGACGTGGCCGAGGCTGCCGGCTGGGAGTTCCTCTCCGTCGAGGAGGCCGCCGAGGCCGCCGGCTGGGAGCTCGGCGACGCCGAGGAGACCGCCGCGGCCGAGGAAGACACCCGCGACGATTGGCCGTAA